From the Hymenobacter yonginensis genome, one window contains:
- a CDS encoding T9SS type A sorting domain-containing protein codes for MTNSLRLFHLLPRLGNHPAASSMRGLRHGNVLRILILMLAGILVVASAQAQTTLTSTLTVDDQSADAGQTINYTFTVTASANTDAVSTSVTLSGSAAAGVTVSNLPNNATYSGNTITFNVQNFRNANTTRIRTFSITLASPLPVGAQLIAQGNASATGATTGTQGSATVTVTGPPTANPDVATVAYRAGAIQIPVLNNDVAAGGGAGDNIINPASVVLSSATGSNGGTFSVNASGIVTFTPPTTIAGSTSSTSVSYTVKNSATPAQTSNSATITVTVTNALPAVVDGVNAVLVNTAAATVLSPSLRGNDGENDLRYYTITGGLPTTSQGVLAFNGTPITAVPSVNIPVGQLNLLTFDPALNYVGRVILTFNVTDGGSRVSAPTTYTIPVAAAGTISGIVYEDANYGGGSGRSQAASGSAGVNGATVELYNGTTLQNTTTTATIGGAAGSYLFSGVGAGTYTVRVVNRTVPSNRAGYAAGLLPVQTYVNSNGERVGGETPTATDAAAGTLTGAQSVQALPLAASGAAGSDFGFSFDVVVNANESGQGSLRQFISNAAALSNAGLDQRPFNSTGLAAGPDFPAGQETSIFMLADGTARPGLRAGLTNLLTNASGAAATTNSRALITLTSPLVLANSANAAATAIDATTQSTLNDSNPIQLGTGGTVGVGSLALSKVNGPEVELVGATSLANLLQSSADNFTLRGVAMHGATNTLVVNAGTGVLLERNVIGITAFEVALPATATFTIGVALTNPAGIFRNNLVAYTGSSGFSYSGIGAGYLITNNEFFESGQRVSGGDNLTIADQVAAGSVAGPVTIVGNRIARSNSSGIQFDIVRLSTNTVQENTITENGLGGTTNRLEGSGIHYLSRNGSDRGTNPDVISRNIIINNQSSGIVINHGQRGIRISQNAIYQNGNNTTGGQGLLSVDLTPATYFVGSPNTTGAARYGQGDGVTPNDGVVDINQASGGMDYPIITSISKVGANQLRVVGYIGSNPAGNPVFANATVEVYSANNADNNQLGPTTTTSGDNVSHGEAQTFLGTLTANANGLFDETFSAVAATINNGDIITATAYLPAYGTSEAGVNLTSTFSVLPVALAAFEVTAAGKDAVLEWRTASEQNNDRFIVERALNGKDFVAVGTVQGSGTTAQTRRYSFVDREVAAKATQPVYYRLQQVDTDGTASYSPVRVVSFASNKLALRIYPNPAAGQAMLDLSALAEGNYQVALIDLAGRIMQTVTYTGGKSHMLDVRQLAKGTYIVLVRGIAGKSTQTLIIQ; via the coding sequence ATGACAAACTCTTTACGCTTGTTTCATCTGCTTCCCCGGCTTGGTAATCATCCAGCAGCGTCATCCATGCGCGGCCTGCGCCACGGTAACGTGCTACGGATACTGATCTTGATGCTGGCAGGAATACTGGTGGTGGCTTCTGCACAGGCACAAACCACCCTCACCAGCACCTTGACGGTAGACGACCAGTCTGCAGATGCTGGCCAGACCATCAACTACACTTTCACGGTCACGGCATCTGCTAATACTGATGCTGTCAGTACATCCGTCACACTTAGTGGATCTGCAGCTGCTGGTGTAACAGTTTCCAATCTACCTAATAATGCTACCTATTCTGGTAACACTATTACTTTCAATGTTCAGAATTTTCGTAATGCGAATACTACGCGTATCCGTACGTTCAGTATTACACTGGCCTCGCCACTGCCGGTTGGCGCCCAACTGATTGCTCAGGGCAATGCCAGCGCTACGGGTGCCACGACTGGTACGCAAGGCTCGGCCACGGTTACCGTAACCGGCCCGCCAACGGCCAACCCTGATGTGGCAACGGTAGCCTATAGAGCTGGGGCTATCCAGATTCCGGTGCTCAATAACGATGTAGCCGCTGGCGGTGGCGCTGGTGATAATATTATTAACCCGGCTTCGGTAGTACTTTCTTCCGCGACAGGTTCCAACGGCGGCACCTTCTCCGTGAATGCCAGTGGTATTGTTACGTTCACGCCGCCCACGACTATAGCAGGCAGCACCAGTAGCACCAGCGTCAGCTACACGGTGAAAAATAGTGCCACGCCTGCCCAGACGTCCAACTCGGCTACTATCACTGTTACGGTCACCAATGCTCTGCCAGCAGTTGTTGATGGTGTGAATGCAGTTCTGGTGAATACAGCCGCGGCCACGGTGCTGTCGCCATCTTTGCGAGGCAATGATGGCGAAAATGACCTGAGATACTACACCATCACAGGTGGCCTGCCGACTACCTCGCAAGGCGTACTGGCTTTCAATGGCACGCCTATCACAGCAGTGCCCAGCGTTAATATTCCGGTGGGGCAGCTAAACTTGCTCACGTTCGACCCGGCTCTGAACTATGTGGGCCGGGTGATATTGACATTCAACGTTACGGACGGCGGCAGCAGGGTTTCGGCCCCTACAACCTATACCATTCCTGTCGCAGCGGCTGGAACAATCAGTGGTATTGTGTACGAAGATGCCAACTACGGCGGCGGATCAGGCCGCAGCCAGGCGGCCAGCGGCAGCGCGGGCGTCAACGGTGCTACCGTGGAACTGTACAACGGTACGACGCTCCAAAACACTACTACTACGGCCACCATCGGAGGAGCAGCAGGATCCTATCTGTTTTCAGGAGTAGGAGCAGGTACGTATACTGTTCGGGTCGTGAACCGCACCGTGCCCAGCAACCGCGCCGGTTATGCGGCCGGCCTGTTGCCGGTGCAAACCTATGTGAACAGCAATGGCGAGCGGGTAGGCGGTGAGACGCCGACGGCTACTGATGCTGCTGCTGGAACACTAACGGGGGCTCAGTCCGTTCAGGCACTTCCGCTGGCAGCCAGTGGTGCCGCTGGCTCCGACTTCGGCTTCTCGTTCGATGTAGTCGTGAATGCCAATGAAAGCGGGCAGGGCTCGTTGCGGCAGTTTATCAGCAATGCTGCTGCGCTGTCCAACGCAGGCCTCGACCAGCGTCCGTTCAACAGCACCGGATTAGCTGCCGGGCCCGATTTCCCGGCTGGGCAGGAAACCTCCATTTTCATGCTGGCCGACGGCACCGCCCGGCCCGGTCTGCGCGCGGGCCTTACTAATCTGCTCACCAATGCCAGCGGAGCTGCGGCCACTACCAATAGCCGCGCCCTGATTACGCTGACGTCGCCACTGGTGTTGGCCAATAGCGCCAATGCGGCAGCCACAGCCATTGATGCTACCACTCAAAGCACTCTTAATGATTCCAACCCTATTCAGCTGGGTACCGGCGGTACGGTGGGAGTGGGGAGCTTGGCGCTAAGCAAGGTCAACGGCCCGGAAGTAGAACTGGTAGGAGCAACTTCGCTGGCAAACCTGCTCCAGTCTTCTGCCGATAACTTCACGCTGCGGGGCGTGGCCATGCACGGGGCAACCAACACACTGGTGGTGAATGCCGGAACCGGCGTGCTGCTGGAGCGCAACGTGATTGGCATTACGGCGTTCGAGGTGGCGCTGCCTGCTACCGCCACGTTTACTATCGGGGTAGCGCTGACGAACCCGGCGGGCATCTTCCGCAACAACCTCGTGGCGTATACGGGCAGCTCGGGCTTCAGCTACTCGGGCATCGGCGCGGGCTACCTCATCACCAACAATGAGTTCTTTGAGAGCGGCCAGCGGGTGTCCGGCGGCGACAACCTGACCATTGCCGACCAGGTGGCGGCTGGTAGCGTGGCCGGCCCCGTGACCATCGTCGGCAACCGGATAGCGCGCAGCAACAGCAGCGGTATCCAGTTTGATATCGTGCGCCTTAGCACCAACACGGTGCAGGAAAACACGATTACGGAAAACGGCCTGGGTGGTACCACCAACCGGCTGGAAGGCTCTGGTATTCACTATCTCTCCCGCAATGGCTCCGATCGGGGCACTAACCCTGACGTCATCAGCCGCAACATCATCATCAATAACCAGTCGTCGGGTATTGTCATCAACCACGGACAGCGCGGTATCCGAATCAGCCAGAATGCTATTTATCAGAACGGCAACAACACCACCGGGGGGCAGGGCCTGCTGTCCGTCGACCTGACGCCGGCCACCTACTTCGTGGGCAGCCCCAATACCACCGGCGCTGCCCGCTATGGGCAGGGCGACGGCGTTACGCCAAATGACGGGGTAGTGGATATCAACCAAGCCAGTGGGGGCATGGACTATCCGATCATCACTAGTATCTCTAAGGTAGGCGCCAACCAGTTGCGCGTGGTTGGCTACATCGGCAGCAACCCGGCCGGCAACCCGGTCTTCGCCAATGCCACGGTGGAAGTATACAGTGCCAACAACGCCGACAACAACCAACTCGGCCCCACCACCACCACCAGCGGCGACAATGTGTCGCACGGCGAGGCGCAGACTTTCCTGGGCACGCTCACGGCGAATGCCAACGGCCTGTTTGACGAAACATTCAGCGCCGTGGCCGCCACCATCAACAACGGCGACATTATAACGGCCACAGCCTACTTACCTGCCTACGGCACGTCGGAGGCGGGGGTGAACCTGACCAGTACCTTCAGCGTGTTGCCGGTGGCGCTGGCTGCGTTTGAGGTTACGGCTGCTGGCAAGGATGCTGTACTGGAGTGGCGTACGGCCTCCGAGCAAAACAACGACCGTTTCATTGTGGAGCGTGCCTTGAATGGCAAAGATTTCGTTGCTGTTGGAACAGTACAGGGAAGTGGCACCACCGCGCAGACCCGTCGTTACAGCTTTGTTGATCGTGAGGTAGCTGCTAAAGCCACGCAACCCGTGTATTACCGCCTGCAACAGGTAGACACGGACGGCACGGCCAGCTACAGCCCTGTGCGGGTAGTGTCGTTCGCCTCAAATAAATTGGCGCTGAGGATCTATCCTAATCCGGCCGCCGGACAAGCCATGCTGGACTTGTCTGCCTTGGCTGAAGGAAACTACCAGGTAGCTTTGATTGATCTGGCAGGCCGCATTATGCAGACTGTTACGTACACAGGCGGGAAGTCTCACATGCTGGATGTACGGCAATTAGCGAAAGGCACGTACATCGTACTGGTACGTGGAATAGCCGGAAAATCTACCCAAACCCTGATTATACAGTAA
- a CDS encoding 4-alpha-glucanotransferase: protein MILRFSLPFRTAWGQRLVVCGSEPSLGQWNLDHALQLQYNPELGRWSQEISLPDDAPGTVDYKYILLDDQDGGKHWEWGPNRQVHYDGRQFSRLVLEDYWRPAAQPENELFTAAFTQALLRRPDTGPARPAKAARVADSVVRFQLAAPRVESGHQVCVLGSDAALGAWDARKAVVLSDTDYPTWTAEVALDQPDKPTQYKYGIWDPAAKQIVLLENGEDRIIPPAQDRRTLRVRADENFRYPTAWRGAGVALPVFAMRSQQGLGVGEFPDLKLLTDWAVQTGLKLVQILPINDTVATHTWVDSYPYAAISVFALHPQYLSLDAIAPLQDAAARQELEQLRQELNAKDFVDYEPVMNAKWKFARLLYQQEKAAFLADPAFHAFREEQKSWLEPYTAFCALRDQYGTADFQQWPEEYRTPAKVAELVRADAANFDEVGLHFFIQFHLDKQLREAVDYARHRGVVLKGDLPIGIYRHSVDAWTQPELYHMHQQAGAPPDDFSTTGQNWRFPTYNWERMAEDGYAWWKQRMGTLARYFDALRIDHILGFFRIWEIPGHSVEGLLGHFSPALPLHQHEIEQRLGWFDYGRLCEPYIRWHMLQHLFHGQAQAVFDEFMEDAGYGAIRLKEHVRTQRQMESVFTEKIAADPANTEHYQWLRSGLYSLANEVLFVPDDLRADFYHPRITVDKSVSFKELNGEDQHRMREIYNDFFFQRHENFWREQGLRKLPPVRYATNMLICGEDLGMVPASVPGVMRALGMLGLNIQRMPSDPKVEFGHPDAAPYLSVVSPGSHDMSTVRGWWEEDHVKTQRFFETILGHWGEQAPYHCEPWVAREITVQHLHSPAMWAIFPLQDLLAMSPELRRANPDDEQINVPANPTHFWKYRLHLPLEQLTQEDGFNREMQELVSRSGRVSSY, encoded by the coding sequence ATGATTCTTCGTTTCTCCCTGCCCTTCCGCACCGCGTGGGGCCAGCGACTGGTCGTGTGCGGTTCCGAGCCCAGCCTGGGCCAGTGGAACCTCGACCACGCTCTGCAGCTGCAGTATAATCCCGAACTCGGCCGCTGGAGCCAGGAAATCAGCCTGCCCGACGATGCCCCCGGCACCGTCGACTACAAATATATCCTGCTCGACGACCAGGATGGCGGCAAGCACTGGGAGTGGGGCCCCAACCGCCAGGTGCACTACGACGGCCGCCAGTTTTCGCGCCTCGTGCTGGAAGACTACTGGCGCCCGGCTGCCCAGCCCGAAAACGAGCTGTTCACGGCCGCTTTCACGCAGGCGCTGTTGCGTCGCCCGGATACCGGCCCGGCCAGGCCCGCCAAAGCCGCCCGCGTCGCCGACTCGGTGGTGCGCTTCCAGCTGGCCGCGCCCCGCGTAGAGTCGGGCCACCAGGTGTGCGTGCTGGGCTCCGATGCCGCCCTCGGCGCCTGGGATGCCCGCAAAGCCGTTGTCCTCTCCGACACCGACTACCCGACCTGGACCGCCGAAGTGGCGCTGGACCAGCCCGACAAGCCTACTCAGTATAAGTATGGTATCTGGGACCCCGCCGCCAAGCAGATTGTGCTGCTGGAAAACGGCGAAGACCGGATCATTCCGCCGGCCCAGGACCGCCGCACGTTGCGCGTCCGGGCCGATGAGAACTTCCGCTACCCGACAGCATGGCGCGGGGCCGGCGTGGCGCTGCCCGTGTTTGCCATGCGCAGCCAGCAGGGCCTGGGCGTGGGCGAATTCCCCGACCTGAAGCTGCTCACCGACTGGGCCGTGCAGACCGGCCTCAAGCTGGTGCAGATCCTGCCCATCAACGACACCGTGGCCACCCACACCTGGGTCGATTCGTACCCGTACGCGGCCATTTCGGTGTTTGCTCTGCACCCGCAATACCTCAGCCTCGATGCCATTGCGCCCCTCCAGGACGCTGCCGCGCGGCAGGAGTTGGAGCAGCTGCGCCAGGAGCTGAACGCCAAGGACTTCGTGGACTACGAGCCGGTGATGAATGCCAAGTGGAAGTTCGCGCGCCTGCTTTATCAGCAGGAGAAAGCCGCTTTCCTGGCCGACCCGGCCTTCCATGCCTTCCGCGAGGAGCAGAAGTCGTGGCTGGAGCCCTACACCGCCTTCTGCGCCCTGCGCGACCAGTACGGCACCGCCGACTTCCAGCAGTGGCCCGAAGAGTACCGTACGCCAGCCAAAGTGGCTGAGCTGGTGCGCGCCGATGCCGCCAACTTCGACGAGGTAGGCCTGCACTTCTTCATCCAGTTCCACCTGGACAAGCAGCTACGCGAAGCCGTGGACTACGCCCGCCACCGCGGCGTGGTGCTCAAAGGCGACCTGCCCATCGGCATCTACCGCCACTCCGTGGACGCCTGGACCCAGCCCGAGCTCTACCACATGCACCAGCAGGCCGGCGCCCCGCCCGACGACTTCTCCACCACCGGCCAGAACTGGCGCTTCCCCACTTACAACTGGGAGCGGATGGCCGAGGACGGCTACGCTTGGTGGAAGCAGCGCATGGGCACCCTGGCCCGCTACTTCGACGCCCTGCGCATCGACCATATCCTGGGCTTCTTCCGCATCTGGGAGATTCCCGGCCACTCGGTGGAAGGCCTGCTCGGGCACTTCTCGCCCGCGCTGCCGCTGCACCAGCACGAAATTGAGCAGCGCCTGGGCTGGTTCGACTACGGCCGCCTCTGCGAGCCCTACATCCGCTGGCACATGCTGCAGCACCTCTTCCACGGGCAGGCGCAGGCCGTGTTCGACGAGTTCATGGAAGATGCCGGCTACGGCGCTATCCGGCTGAAAGAGCACGTGCGCACCCAGCGCCAGATGGAAAGTGTGTTTACCGAAAAAATAGCCGCCGACCCCGCTAACACGGAGCACTACCAGTGGCTGCGGTCCGGCCTCTACAGCCTCGCCAACGAGGTGCTGTTCGTGCCCGACGACCTGCGCGCCGACTTCTACCATCCGCGCATTACGGTGGACAAGTCGGTGTCGTTCAAGGAGCTGAACGGCGAAGACCAGCACCGCATGCGGGAGATTTACAACGACTTCTTCTTCCAGCGCCACGAGAACTTCTGGCGCGAGCAGGGCCTGCGCAAGCTGCCGCCGGTACGCTACGCCACCAACATGCTCATCTGTGGCGAAGACCTGGGCATGGTGCCGGCCTCGGTGCCCGGCGTGATGCGCGCCCTCGGCATGCTGGGCCTCAACATCCAGCGCATGCCCTCCGACCCCAAAGTGGAGTTCGGCCACCCCGACGCCGCGCCATACCTGTCGGTCGTCAGCCCCGGCTCGCACGACATGAGCACGGTGCGCGGCTGGTGGGAAGAGGACCACGTGAAAACCCAGCGCTTCTTTGAAACCATCCTGGGCCATTGGGGCGAGCAGGCACCGTACCACTGCGAGCCGTGGGTTGCCCGCGAAATAACGGTGCAGCACCTGCACTCGCCGGCCATGTGGGCCATCTTCCCGCTGCAGGACCTGCTGGCCATGAGCCCCGAGCTGCGCCGCGCCAACCCCGACGACGAGCAGATCAACGTGCCGGCCAATCCCACGCACTTCTGGAAATACCGCCTGCACCTGCCGCTGGAACAGCTGACGCAGGAGGACGGCTTCAACCGCGAAATGCAAGAGCTGGTGAGCCGGAGCGGGCGGGTGAGTAGCTACTAA